A DNA window from Streptomyces parvus contains the following coding sequences:
- a CDS encoding Scr1 family TA system antitoxin-like transcriptional regulator, whose product MSTDFQNARVALGARLRELRSGAGLNGKEVAETLGWQRSKVSRLETGKQTPTASDLTQWSQAVGRPDVATELRGRLVGLESQYRSWRRQLAGGHRARQELAVTETMTTQLIRGVEVSRIPGLLQTADYARHTFEANADFRRIPRDVEAAVRARMRRQQALYEAGKLFRFVVWEAALYVLTCPREVMAAQLDRLAGLIGLDTVEISVLPLGAQLRRAPGHGFWIYDRRRVIVETINTEMWLDDEENVVLYERAWDLMAEAAVQGPQARRLIGRARASLELARLNNCAQHGDGYSQPGAIAQRPPTSAP is encoded by the coding sequence GTGAGCACCGACTTCCAAAACGCGCGGGTCGCTCTGGGAGCACGCCTCCGCGAGCTACGGAGCGGAGCCGGTCTCAACGGCAAGGAAGTGGCCGAGACACTCGGCTGGCAACGCTCGAAGGTCTCGCGCCTGGAGACGGGGAAGCAGACCCCCACCGCGAGCGACCTCACGCAGTGGTCCCAGGCGGTGGGGCGGCCTGACGTGGCAACCGAGTTACGGGGACGGCTCGTCGGTCTGGAATCGCAGTACCGGTCGTGGCGTCGACAACTCGCCGGTGGCCATCGGGCACGCCAGGAACTGGCCGTCACCGAGACGATGACTACGCAGCTCATCCGAGGCGTGGAGGTGTCCCGCATTCCGGGGCTGTTGCAGACTGCGGACTACGCCCGGCACACGTTCGAGGCGAACGCCGATTTTCGCAGGATCCCTCGGGACGTCGAGGCAGCGGTCCGGGCACGTATGCGCCGTCAACAGGCTTTGTACGAGGCGGGCAAACTCTTCCGGTTCGTGGTGTGGGAAGCGGCGTTGTACGTGCTGACGTGCCCCCGTGAGGTCATGGCCGCACAACTGGACCGCCTGGCCGGGCTGATCGGCCTGGACACCGTCGAGATCAGCGTCCTCCCCCTCGGCGCTCAGCTGCGGCGCGCACCTGGCCACGGGTTCTGGATCTACGACCGGCGTCGCGTGATTGTGGAGACGATCAACACTGAGATGTGGCTCGACGACGAGGAGAACGTCGTTCTCTATGAGCGGGCGTGGGATCTGATGGCCGAAGCCGCAGTCCAGGGGCCTCAGGCGCGGCGTTTGATCGGCCGCGCGCGAGCTTCGCTGGAGCTAGCTCGATTGAACAACTGCGCTCAACATGGTGACGGGTATTCGCAACCCGGCGCAATCGCCCAACGCCCCCCCACCTCGGCTCCCTAA